The following proteins are encoded in a genomic region of Vibrio taketomensis:
- a CDS encoding DUF1566 domain-containing protein yields MKSIIYGLGLASMSLLVQPVLAQQVCLDNAIPTTPTTRFVMNKDSQGAEDGTVTDTKTGLMWMRCSVGQKWDAANRRCTEETLVFSWQQALVQAESYRSGPIEETGTDDGVAAYDDWRLPNVKELASIIESTCSLPAINVEVFFIDMDTDIRYWSSSPTLATLLVHGRRFLFGHNFDQSLESEYDRRILLVPTVIGFWVSLQLLK; encoded by the coding sequence ATGAAATCGATTATTTATGGCCTTGGGTTGGCATCAATGAGCTTGCTTGTCCAACCCGTTTTAGCGCAACAAGTGTGTCTAGACAATGCCATACCAACGACACCGACAACGCGTTTTGTGATGAACAAAGACAGCCAAGGGGCTGAAGATGGCACCGTGACCGATACGAAAACCGGGTTAATGTGGATGCGCTGCAGTGTTGGCCAAAAGTGGGATGCCGCAAATAGGCGATGTACTGAAGAGACACTGGTGTTTTCATGGCAACAGGCTCTTGTGCAAGCCGAATCCTATCGCTCAGGTCCTATCGAGGAGACTGGCACTGATGACGGAGTAGCGGCATATGACGATTGGCGCTTACCGAACGTCAAAGAGCTTGCCAGTATTATTGAATCGACATGTAGTCTCCCTGCAATTAATGTAGAGGTATTTTTCATCGACATGGATACGGATATTCGTTATTGGAGTTCCTCGCCTACGCTGGCGACGTTGTTGGTGCATGGGCGTCGATTTTTGTTCGGCCACAACTTCGATCAAAGCCTCGAAAGCGAATATGACAGACGAATACTTTTGGTGCCGACAGTAATTGGTTTTTGGGTAAGCTTGCAACTCTTGAAGTGA
- a CDS encoding arylamine N-acetyltransferase family protein, with protein MNTPIKHYLAALDIPNPLTGLERVNYMIAKHQSLFAFSSVNVVLERDLPLDIESIVDRLVTKRQGGYCFEHNKLMQLALEELGYEVRPILARVLLDGNELNRRSHRFTLLTINSKQYVVDVGFGVDTPREALALENQTYSWHQNQVRVVVQQEQHYRIEQWYEQNWRTLYRFDLSETTESDCDASHFVTHQFPQSNFVNNLVVSNIAAKSRNLVRRLEYFAYNDQNGSEEQLVITSAELLYQILTEKMQLILTKEDAERLFIHQTERAIKG; from the coding sequence ATGAATACCCCAATTAAGCACTACCTAGCCGCGCTCGATATTCCAAACCCGCTGACGGGCTTAGAACGCGTCAACTATATGATTGCCAAACATCAAAGCTTGTTTGCGTTTAGCAGTGTCAATGTCGTACTCGAACGAGATCTGCCACTGGATATTGAATCGATTGTGGATCGCCTCGTAACCAAGCGCCAAGGCGGGTACTGCTTTGAACATAACAAGCTGATGCAACTCGCACTTGAGGAGCTTGGGTACGAGGTACGCCCTATCCTTGCCCGTGTACTGTTAGATGGCAATGAGTTGAACCGCCGCTCACATCGCTTTACGCTGCTCACCATAAATAGCAAACAATATGTGGTTGATGTCGGCTTTGGTGTCGATACCCCACGAGAAGCACTGGCGCTCGAAAACCAAACCTATAGTTGGCATCAAAACCAAGTAAGAGTGGTTGTTCAGCAAGAACAACACTATCGCATTGAACAGTGGTATGAACAAAACTGGCGTACGTTGTATCGCTTCGATTTAAGTGAAACCACCGAAAGTGACTGCGATGCGAGCCATTTCGTCACCCATCAGTTCCCGCAAAGCAACTTTGTGAACAACTTAGTTGTGTCAAACATTGCTGCTAAAAGTAGAAATTTGGTACGTAGATTAGAGTATTTTGCATATAACGATCAAAATGGCAGTGAAGAACAGCTGGTGATTACCTCAGCCGAACTGCTATACCAAATCCTCACAGAGAAAATGCAGTTAATACTTACCAAAGAAGACGCAGAACGCTTGTTTATCCATCAAACCGAGCGTGCCATCAAAGGCTAA
- a CDS encoding CNNM domain-containing protein, translating into MNDALIVILLTVALIVLSGFFVIIEFALLGARRHRLEEMALESASARAALRGMNDLTLMLAGAQLGITFCTFALGAVTKPAVDQWLGPVLLAVGLPDWLADGAAFGLALFFVTFLHLVVGEMAPKSWAIAHPEKSALAIGVIARAYVWPLRPLLNWINRIANRLVKASGVEPVESAAVGGQDINTIKQLVEHSGAVGTLKPDTQRQLSSLIDLSSIAVESLVTEGQVMAHVDQNATIAEVRAIAMESGHLRILLFGSKGLKPLVVHVRDTLLEPVDKAAKEVARNAYILDAETPVYEALALMRKASVQLAVVRKNGAMIGVVTLADILKRVLPTSQQ; encoded by the coding sequence ATGAACGACGCTTTGATTGTCATTCTACTGACCGTAGCTCTTATCGTATTAAGCGGATTTTTCGTCATTATTGAATTTGCTTTACTTGGTGCCCGTCGACATCGATTGGAAGAGATGGCACTTGAAAGTGCCTCAGCACGCGCTGCATTACGTGGCATGAACGATCTAACCTTAATGCTTGCAGGTGCTCAATTAGGTATTACTTTCTGTACGTTTGCACTTGGTGCAGTCACTAAGCCTGCCGTCGACCAATGGCTTGGCCCAGTGCTCCTTGCGGTCGGATTACCTGATTGGCTGGCCGATGGTGCCGCATTTGGTCTGGCGCTATTTTTTGTCACCTTCCTGCATCTGGTTGTCGGTGAAATGGCGCCAAAATCATGGGCAATTGCCCACCCAGAAAAATCGGCGTTGGCGATTGGTGTTATTGCTCGTGCGTATGTGTGGCCGCTTCGCCCGCTGCTAAACTGGATCAACCGCATTGCCAACCGCTTGGTAAAAGCATCGGGAGTCGAGCCAGTTGAGAGTGCCGCTGTCGGCGGACAAGACATCAACACGATTAAGCAGTTAGTCGAGCACTCCGGTGCCGTTGGCACGCTCAAACCAGACACTCAACGCCAGCTATCAAGTCTGATTGACCTCAGCTCGATTGCGGTAGAAAGCCTAGTAACTGAAGGGCAAGTGATGGCGCATGTTGATCAAAATGCCACGATTGCCGAAGTTCGTGCGATTGCGATGGAATCTGGACACTTACGCATTTTGCTATTTGGCTCAAAAGGGCTAAAACCACTGGTGGTTCACGTACGAGATACTCTGCTTGAACCAGTCGACAAAGCGGCAAAAGAAGTGGCGCGCAATGCGTATATTCTCGATGCTGAGACTCCGGTTTACGAAGCGCTAGCACTAATGCGTAAAGCGAGCGTGCAGCTCGCAGTGGTGCGCAAAAATGGCGCCATGATTGGTGTCGTCACACTGGCCGATATTCTCAAACGAGTATTACCAACCAGCCAACAATAA
- a CDS encoding biotin/lipoate A/B protein ligase family protein, whose protein sequence is MASKNKIIRYAAIDAQTLFDKEHQLIEQVKSNQLDQVLLLWQAREPTLVLPAGKKWPVSDMLIESLDDTGWQLTARKTGGAPVPQLPGIINLSHIYHWPQDKPYDIKAAYLQLCDVLIEFFKGLGVEVAVHATPNSYCDGDYNLNIGEQKIVGTAQRVLLQKGGGQVVLSQACIIIDANAEEIVKPVILCNQICGNTAQIDAYAHTSLYQHIEQRPSVDNLFQALSNAFLQHSPH, encoded by the coding sequence ATGGCGAGCAAAAATAAGATCATTCGCTACGCAGCGATCGATGCTCAAACATTGTTTGATAAAGAGCATCAATTGATAGAACAAGTGAAAAGTAATCAACTCGATCAAGTATTGCTGCTGTGGCAAGCCAGAGAGCCAACATTGGTTCTACCCGCCGGTAAAAAATGGCCAGTGAGCGATATGTTAATTGAATCGCTTGATGATACAGGGTGGCAGCTCACTGCGCGTAAAACTGGCGGCGCTCCCGTGCCGCAACTGCCAGGTATTATTAATCTTTCGCATATTTATCATTGGCCACAAGATAAACCCTACGATATTAAAGCCGCCTATCTGCAGCTTTGTGATGTATTAATCGAATTCTTTAAAGGGTTGGGTGTTGAGGTTGCAGTGCACGCGACACCAAATTCTTACTGTGACGGTGACTATAACCTCAATATTGGTGAGCAAAAAATTGTCGGTACGGCTCAACGAGTACTGTTGCAAAAAGGGGGCGGCCAGGTGGTGCTATCGCAAGCCTGTATCATCATTGATGCCAATGCCGAAGAAATCGTGAAACCGGTGATTTTATGTAATCAAATCTGCGGTAATACCGCACAAATTGATGCGTATGCCCATACCAGTTTGTATCAACATATCGAACAAAGACCCAGTGTCGATAATTTATTTCAAGCGTTGAGCAATGCATTTTTGCAGCATTCGCCACACTAA
- a CDS encoding DUF1566 domain-containing protein produces the protein MQISKIVAMIITSLTLGACGDAERVSFTAIDGYLSNAEVYLDTNQNGVAEADELAGTTDANGQIELAVSALNSAVIIRIVAGQTVDRDYSGTALRSYEMIADAGNTVVTPFTTLLHFDSAMLSPLYADADLQLTEDLLTSDYVAKADQGDEIAIVAHILGRSVALTLQESLAGNYGSDATANNNTAIHLQRHLTKLIEIVKDQIALAGDVKKISDLVVVVKLDNQGKVIQQIITSTSDNNVFRKYAINDTGITQCDTGDGSKVDCYDESGELTPNVLPGQDGLVGRDSNSKLNSNADGSAGFSFSKISASGEVLPVEATQWDCVQDNITGLMWEVKTPPGQGGLRDAAHTYTWYNDDENVNGGGAGVEGAGDCESGNCDTSQYVVAVNQVALCGHTDWRMPTLVELNSLVDFGRIKPAIDVAFFPNTKKGYYWGSNTILVLSHPHIVLVVSFNDGSGWGLNKLWDRAAVRLVRAGQ, from the coding sequence ATGCAAATCAGTAAAATTGTGGCAATGATCATCACATCACTCACTCTTGGGGCTTGTGGTGATGCAGAGCGAGTGAGCTTCACGGCGATTGATGGCTATCTAAGTAATGCCGAAGTCTACCTCGATACCAACCAAAATGGTGTTGCAGAGGCCGATGAGTTAGCCGGGACCACAGATGCGAATGGGCAAATAGAACTCGCGGTCAGTGCGTTAAATTCTGCCGTTATCATTCGTATTGTCGCAGGGCAAACCGTGGATAGGGACTATAGCGGCACGGCACTGCGCAGCTATGAAATGATCGCTGATGCGGGAAATACTGTGGTTACGCCATTTACCACCTTGCTTCACTTTGATAGTGCGATGTTGTCGCCATTATATGCCGATGCGGATTTGCAACTGACGGAGGATTTACTGACTAGTGACTACGTTGCAAAGGCAGATCAAGGTGATGAAATAGCGATTGTTGCTCATATTTTGGGGCGCAGTGTAGCGCTTACGCTGCAAGAGTCTCTCGCTGGTAATTATGGTAGTGATGCTACCGCTAATAACAATACGGCGATCCATTTACAGCGACACCTTACTAAGCTGATCGAAATTGTAAAAGATCAAATTGCGTTGGCGGGGGACGTAAAAAAAATCAGCGATCTTGTCGTAGTGGTGAAATTGGATAATCAAGGCAAGGTTATTCAGCAAATTATCACCTCGACCTCGGATAATAATGTGTTTAGAAAATATGCGATTAACGATACCGGTATTACGCAATGCGACACAGGCGATGGCAGCAAAGTTGATTGCTATGATGAGAGCGGTGAGCTAACTCCCAACGTATTGCCTGGGCAAGATGGGTTAGTTGGAAGAGACAGTAATAGCAAGCTAAATTCCAATGCGGACGGTAGCGCTGGTTTTAGTTTTAGTAAAATTAGTGCGAGTGGTGAGGTTTTGCCTGTTGAAGCCACGCAGTGGGACTGCGTGCAAGATAATATCACCGGCTTAATGTGGGAGGTAAAAACACCTCCAGGTCAAGGTGGTTTAAGAGATGCCGCTCATACTTACACTTGGTATAACGACGATGAAAATGTTAATGGCGGCGGAGCGGGCGTAGAAGGTGCTGGAGATTGTGAGAGTGGGAATTGTGATACCTCACAATATGTGGTTGCGGTTAACCAAGTAGCGTTGTGCGGACATACGGATTGGCGCATGCCAACGCTTGTGGAACTTAATTCGCTGGTTGATTTTGGGCGCATAAAACCCGCGATTGATGTTGCCTTTTTCCCCAACACAAAAAAAGGCTATTACTGGGGTTCCAATACCATTTTGGTCTTGAGCCACCCTCATATCGTGCTCGTCGTTTCATTTAACGATGGCAGTGGTTGGGGCTTAAACAAGTTGTGGGATAGAGCCGCTGTTCGTTTGGTGCGAGCCGGACAGTAA
- a CDS encoding HAD family hydrolase, translating into MMQPQTQIKHVIFDIGNVIVRWAPLEIVRLTFGDSPRAETLAKQIFQSTLWRDINLGKLSEAELKTALQAEFELSALQADMLMYYVKQTQLELYGSVELIKRVKAAGYGVYALSDNVHEIVAFLKQQYDFWPLFDGAVISAEVGYLKPQSEIYQILLESHQLCAKECVFIDDMPHNVEGAKAIGMAAIQFENALQCQQALHHLGVKI; encoded by the coding sequence ATGATGCAGCCACAAACCCAAATTAAGCATGTCATCTTTGATATCGGTAATGTCATCGTTCGCTGGGCCCCGCTGGAAATTGTCCGCTTAACCTTTGGTGACTCACCTCGCGCGGAAACTCTGGCTAAACAAATTTTTCAATCAACACTGTGGCGAGATATTAATCTTGGCAAACTCAGTGAGGCAGAGCTTAAAACCGCTTTGCAAGCAGAGTTTGAGTTGTCCGCATTACAAGCGGATATGCTGATGTATTATGTAAAGCAAACTCAGCTTGAATTGTATGGTTCGGTAGAGTTGATTAAGCGAGTCAAAGCGGCGGGTTATGGCGTGTATGCGCTATCAGATAACGTGCATGAAATCGTCGCCTTTCTAAAACAGCAATATGACTTCTGGCCGCTATTTGATGGCGCCGTAATTTCGGCCGAAGTGGGGTACTTAAAACCTCAATCTGAGATCTATCAAATTTTACTCGAAAGCCATCAACTTTGCGCCAAAGAGTGTGTATTTATCGACGATATGCCACACAACGTAGAAGGCGCCAAAGCCATCGGCATGGCCGCAATTCAATTTGAAAATGCGCTGCAGTGCCAGCAGGCACTCCATCACCTTGGGGTTAAAATATAA
- a CDS encoding hemolysin family protein has product MIETYLTLLFGIVVILAIIFANGYFVAQEFAYMAVDRSRLATLAATGDESAKRAFSVTKRTSFMLSGAQLGITVTGLVLGFVAEPLVGESMGLILQSFGFSLEVGVTIGTLATLGIAMIVQMIAGELYPKNLAIANPEPMARLLARSTLIYLSVFGWFISFFDKSANLLLRAVRIEPIHDLDVSASEEDLHHIIANSRDSGDLPVELSLMMDRILDFPEQDVEHAMVPRSQVDWVEPETTIDQLIPLMARAHTRYPVINDDDAPVGVVHLADILQKIDAGETDLTVASIMRPVTVLPTLMRLPNALTQLVDSTNQLACVIDEYGGFAGVLTIEDLAMEIVGEITDEHDLTTGETMVAEGSDSWLMEGDVHLDELTRTIGYELPRENVETIAGLLIAERGALPEAGEKVTIDLPIDPSELAAGEPILRQLEVDVLRIERHVPTEVRVKLVEKPMLEGEQ; this is encoded by the coding sequence ATGATAGAAACCTACCTAACTCTGCTTTTTGGCATTGTGGTTATTTTGGCGATAATTTTTGCGAACGGTTATTTTGTTGCTCAAGAATTCGCTTATATGGCCGTCGATCGCTCTCGATTAGCAACCTTAGCCGCCACTGGTGATGAATCTGCCAAGCGCGCTTTCTCTGTAACCAAACGCACCAGTTTTATGCTGTCGGGCGCTCAACTTGGTATCACCGTCACTGGCCTAGTGCTAGGTTTTGTGGCTGAACCATTAGTTGGCGAGTCCATGGGACTGATCTTACAAAGCTTTGGCTTCTCACTAGAAGTCGGCGTCACAATCGGTACTTTAGCAACGCTAGGTATTGCGATGATCGTGCAGATGATCGCTGGCGAGCTGTACCCAAAAAACCTTGCTATTGCTAATCCAGAGCCAATGGCACGCTTGTTAGCTCGCTCGACCCTGATTTATCTCTCAGTATTTGGTTGGTTTATCAGTTTCTTTGATAAATCGGCAAACTTACTGCTGCGTGCGGTACGTATCGAGCCAATTCATGATCTGGATGTCAGCGCATCAGAAGAAGATTTGCACCATATCATCGCTAACTCTCGTGATAGTGGTGACTTACCGGTTGAACTGTCTTTGATGATGGACCGAATCCTCGATTTCCCTGAACAAGACGTTGAACACGCGATGGTGCCGCGCTCGCAAGTTGACTGGGTGGAGCCAGAAACCACCATCGACCAACTTATCCCACTGATGGCCCGTGCTCATACGCGTTACCCAGTGATCAATGACGATGATGCACCGGTGGGTGTGGTTCACTTAGCGGATATCTTGCAAAAAATCGACGCGGGTGAAACGGATTTAACCGTCGCTTCCATTATGCGTCCTGTCACCGTTTTGCCGACATTGATGCGCCTACCGAATGCCCTAACGCAGTTAGTGGATTCAACCAATCAATTAGCTTGTGTCATTGATGAATATGGCGGTTTTGCTGGCGTATTGACCATTGAAGATCTGGCGATGGAAATCGTTGGTGAAATCACCGATGAGCATGATTTGACCACAGGTGAAACCATGGTCGCTGAAGGCAGCGATAGCTGGCTAATGGAAGGCGATGTCCATCTCGATGAGTTAACTCGTACCATCGGCTACGAATTACCACGAGAAAACGTTGAGACCATTGCTGGGCTACTTATTGCTGAACGTGGTGCGCTACCAGAAGCCGGAGAAAAAGTGACGATCGACTTGCCAATCGATCCGTCTGAGCTCGCTGCGGGTGAACCTATCTTGCGTCAACTAGAGGTCGATGTATTGCGTATTGAGCGCCATGTACCCACTGAAGTTCGAGTCAAACTGGTAGAAAAACCAATGTTGGAGGGTGAGCAATGA
- a CDS encoding flavodoxin family protein, with amino-acid sequence MQTLVLFSSANPQGNTAKVVENVAKYSEIEVINIDKLTISAYNYQNQYPVDDFYPLVEKMLQADNIVFASPVYWSAMTAPMKQLFDRITELTDVSHLKPKGRALAGKCGFVIASSASPQMCEVFEQMFAKFFRYFDMHYAGKLHASGGDKVVIEPGELSAFIAALTTTKPSKLPKPEQALAPANA; translated from the coding sequence ATGCAGACACTGGTTTTATTCTCCAGCGCCAATCCACAAGGCAATACCGCGAAAGTGGTTGAAAATGTGGCTAAGTACAGCGAAATTGAAGTGATTAACATCGATAAGCTAACTATCTCTGCCTACAACTATCAAAATCAATATCCGGTGGATGATTTTTATCCTTTAGTTGAAAAAATGCTGCAAGCTGACAATATTGTGTTTGCCTCACCGGTTTATTGGTCAGCGATGACGGCACCGATGAAACAACTGTTTGACCGCATTACTGAGCTAACCGATGTCAGCCACCTTAAACCGAAAGGACGTGCTTTAGCGGGCAAGTGTGGCTTTGTGATCGCCAGTTCGGCATCACCGCAAATGTGTGAAGTGTTTGAGCAAATGTTTGCTAAGTTTTTCCGATATTTTGATATGCACTACGCTGGCAAGTTGCATGCAAGTGGTGGTGACAAGGTCGTGATTGAACCCGGTGAATTGAGTGCATTTATTGCGGCTCTGACAACAACAAAACCATCAAAACTACCAAAACCAGAACAAGCTTTGGCACCAGCCAACGCATAA
- a CDS encoding quaternary amine ABC transporter ATP-binding protein produces the protein MTKPLIEITGLYKVFGRAPHTVMEQVKRGDTKEQVLANTGHTVGLKDINLNINQGEIFVIMGLSGSGKSTLIRHFNRLIDPTEGKIVVEGVDVMQLSSQELEEFRRYKMSMVFQRFGLLPHRSVIDNVAYGLEIQGIEKAERYKRAQNWLDTVGLTGYEKQYPAQLSGGQQQRVGLARALATDAEILLMDEAFSALDPLIRSEMQDQLIELQQKLHKTIIFITHDLDEALRIGDRIAILKDGVLVQQGTPDEILLSPADDYVEAFVKDVNRARALTVETVMQPPALRITASTIEEALLQMKRSKHDYGYHVTDEGYQGLVTQESLIDAVADDSCEDWHEEIYESVPVVSPDTAIEEVLTETISSDYSLPVVDEEGQLQGELERNAVAEIFSEPNVDESINESKTLPKKPSDPSLDKAS, from the coding sequence ATGACTAAACCACTGATTGAAATCACCGGACTATACAAGGTGTTTGGTCGCGCACCACACACGGTGATGGAGCAAGTAAAACGCGGCGACACTAAAGAACAAGTGTTAGCCAACACCGGACATACCGTCGGTCTAAAAGACATTAACCTCAACATCAACCAAGGTGAGATCTTTGTCATCATGGGTTTATCTGGTTCGGGTAAATCGACACTTATCCGTCATTTTAACCGCTTGATCGATCCTACAGAAGGCAAGATCGTGGTAGAAGGCGTAGACGTGATGCAGCTATCTAGCCAAGAGTTGGAAGAGTTTCGTCGCTATAAAATGTCGATGGTTTTCCAACGTTTTGGCCTGTTGCCTCACCGCAGTGTGATCGACAACGTCGCTTATGGATTAGAGATTCAAGGCATCGAAAAAGCAGAGCGCTATAAGCGCGCACAAAATTGGCTTGATACAGTTGGCCTTACTGGTTATGAAAAACAGTACCCAGCCCAACTCTCAGGCGGTCAGCAACAGCGTGTCGGTTTAGCTCGTGCCTTGGCGACCGATGCCGAAATTCTGTTGATGGATGAGGCCTTTTCAGCACTCGACCCGTTGATCCGCAGTGAAATGCAAGATCAGCTGATTGAACTGCAACAGAAACTGCATAAAACGATTATCTTTATTACGCACGACCTCGACGAGGCACTGCGTATTGGTGACCGTATTGCGATACTCAAAGATGGTGTGTTGGTGCAACAAGGCACACCGGATGAAATTTTACTTTCGCCAGCCGATGATTACGTCGAAGCCTTTGTAAAAGATGTGAATCGAGCACGAGCATTAACGGTAGAAACCGTCATGCAACCACCCGCATTGCGTATTACCGCTTCAACCATTGAAGAAGCTCTACTGCAAATGAAGCGTTCTAAACATGATTATGGTTACCACGTGACAGATGAAGGCTATCAAGGACTCGTGACTCAGGAGAGCCTCATCGATGCCGTTGCAGACGACAGTTGTGAAGATTGGCACGAAGAAATTTATGAATCAGTGCCTGTTGTCTCACCAGATACCGCGATCGAAGAAGTGCTAACAGAAACCATTTCATCCGACTATTCATTACCTGTGGTTGATGAAGAGGGTCAACTTCAAGGTGAGCTTGAGCGCAATGCCGTTGCGGAGATTTTCTCTGAACCAAATGTTGATGAATCGATCAATGAGTCAAAAACACTACCAAAAAAGCCAAGTGATCCTTCTTTAGATAAGGCGAGTTGA
- the brnQ gene encoding branched-chain amino acid transport system II carrier protein, with the protein MNRRELTAIGFMTFALFLGAGNLIFPPLMAQQAGDNWLLAIAGFLVTAVGLPALALLILSRLPSVEHLAAGLPKWMDRSFWMLIFITIGPAFALPRAVTVAYEMGIKPFYSGNGLLLFSAIFCGLTLLLALKPGQLVHYIGKVMTPALILMLTALTLFALFNPLGDASEAIDTYQKAPVINGLTQGYMTLDALAALVFGWVIINAVRTASASKPESSQRNITVIIAIYALLMSLCYLSMGYLGATSSDIAANASNGGAILAAYAVGQFGFVGKVMLAVITLLACLTTTVGITTANAHYLKNTYGVKFALSAAGISLLTAIISNVGLETLIQVSLPLILILCPMAIALVMVVVLLPNKSTNGKRTISKSQTFTVTIAALFGTLDAFMIVGKLPSSIMAFGQQWLPLFNENLSWLMPVIITMFVFKAARQLSQNQQAETASAQ; encoded by the coding sequence TTGAACAGAAGAGAGCTTACCGCCATTGGTTTTATGACCTTCGCCTTGTTTCTTGGCGCTGGTAACCTTATTTTTCCACCATTGATGGCGCAACAAGCCGGCGACAACTGGTTATTGGCAATCGCAGGTTTTCTGGTAACTGCGGTTGGTTTGCCTGCACTCGCACTACTGATTTTGTCGCGTCTACCAAGTGTTGAGCATCTTGCTGCTGGCCTACCAAAATGGATGGACCGTAGTTTCTGGATGCTGATTTTCATCACTATCGGCCCTGCATTTGCACTGCCTCGTGCAGTAACCGTGGCTTATGAAATGGGGATTAAACCGTTTTACTCCGGCAATGGCCTACTGCTGTTTTCTGCGATTTTCTGCGGTTTGACACTACTACTTGCACTTAAACCTGGTCAGTTGGTGCATTACATTGGCAAGGTAATGACGCCAGCGCTTATTCTTATGCTGACTGCACTCACTCTGTTTGCGCTGTTTAACCCGTTGGGTGATGCTTCTGAGGCCATCGACACTTACCAAAAAGCGCCAGTCATAAATGGTTTAACTCAAGGCTATATGACGCTCGACGCCCTTGCTGCCTTAGTATTTGGTTGGGTAATCATCAATGCTGTTCGCACGGCGAGCGCCTCTAAACCTGAATCAAGCCAACGTAATATCACTGTTATCATCGCAATTTATGCGCTGTTGATGTCGCTATGCTACCTATCGATGGGTTATTTAGGTGCGACGTCTTCTGATATCGCAGCCAATGCGAGCAACGGCGGTGCAATTCTAGCGGCGTATGCTGTGGGTCAGTTTGGTTTCGTTGGTAAAGTGATGTTAGCGGTGATTACGCTGCTGGCCTGTTTAACAACCACGGTAGGCATCACAACGGCAAACGCCCACTATCTGAAAAACACGTATGGCGTGAAGTTTGCGCTCAGTGCAGCGGGTATTTCCCTATTAACGGCCATCATCTCAAATGTCGGCCTAGAAACACTGATTCAAGTGAGCTTACCGCTCATTCTGATTCTGTGCCCAATGGCGATTGCACTCGTGATGGTTGTGGTTTTGCTACCGAATAAATCGACTAACGGCAAACGTACTATCTCTAAAAGCCAAACCTTTACTGTTACCATCGCTGCACTGTTTGGCACCTTAGATGCATTTATGATCGTGGGTAAACTGCCTAGCTCAATCATGGCGTTTGGCCAACAATGGTTACCATTGTTTAATGAAAACTTATCGTGGTTGATGCCTGTGATCATCACCATGTTCGTATTCAAAGCTGCTCGTCAGCTCTCGCAAAATCAACAAGCCGAGACAGCAAGCGCTCAATGA